The Desulfosporosinus acidiphilus SJ4 genome has a window encoding:
- a CDS encoding flagellar hook-basal body complex protein, translating to MMRSLYSAISGLKAHQTKMDVIGNNIANVNTTGFKRSSVTFATALSQSIRGAGTPTPASGTAPSSTGGDTGGTNPIQIGLGTSVGAINQIMTQGSNETTGVPTDMMIQGNGFFALQDGNQVVYTRSGAFSFDAQGYLVDPSTGAYVLDASSTVPQGSTTASPKYIQVPTGDTYSIDATGKVTAYKDGAVDSSAGGNIGIALFANPAGLTSIGNNYYLPSNNSGDSGATTPDNPTLYGIGATSNYPTGTSLVTGSLEMSNVDLSQEMTDMITAQRGFQANSRVITVSDTLLQELIDLKRS from the coding sequence ATGATGCGTTCCCTTTATTCAGCAATCTCGGGGTTAAAAGCCCACCAAACGAAAATGGATGTTATTGGAAATAATATTGCCAACGTTAACACCACGGGTTTTAAGAGGAGCAGTGTGACCTTTGCAACGGCTTTAAGCCAATCAATTAGAGGGGCCGGAACACCGACTCCGGCGTCAGGAACCGCACCTTCCTCTACCGGTGGTGATACTGGTGGAACAAATCCGATTCAGATCGGATTAGGGACTTCTGTGGGAGCAATTAATCAAATAATGACTCAAGGAAGCAATGAGACAACGGGTGTTCCTACAGACATGATGATCCAAGGTAATGGATTTTTTGCTTTACAAGATGGTAATCAGGTTGTATATACTCGTTCAGGTGCATTTTCTTTTGATGCCCAAGGATACTTAGTAGACCCGTCGACTGGAGCTTACGTACTTGATGCAAGCAGTACGGTGCCTCAGGGTAGTACTACAGCCAGTCCGAAATATATTCAAGTTCCAACGGGTGATACCTATAGCATTGATGCTACGGGAAAAGTGACGGCTTATAAGGACGGTGCGGTCGATTCAAGTGCCGGTGGAAATATCGGAATAGCACTTTTTGCAAATCCTGCCGGACTAACAAGTATCGGCAATAACTATTACCTACCGTCAAACAATTCAGGGGATTCAGGCGCAACGACACCTGATAATCCTACTTTATATGGAATCGGAGCTACCTCTAATTATCCCACGGGTACTTCCTTAGTTACCGGCTCTTTGGAAATGTCCAATGTTGACCTTTCTCAAGAGATGACGGATATGATTACAGCCCAAAGAGGTTTCCAAGCAAACTCACGGGTTATTACCGTATCAGATACCCTTCTCCAAGAACTCATTGATCTCAAACGTAGTTAA